The Gloeobacter morelensis MG652769 genome contains the following window.
TTGCAATCCAGCGCCTGCAGAAGATCGGGCACATCGGTAACCAAACCGTTCACCCGCCATTCGGTAAGTACAGCCATTTCCTTGGTATCATTGACAGTCCAGGGTATTACCTGTAGACCGGCCGCCTGGGCTATCTCGACTGCGGAGCGATCGATAGACTGGTAGTAGGGACACCACAGCTGTGAATTAAGGTGTTGCATATCGGCCAGCAAATTGACCGGTGTATGTGCGGTAAGTAGGGCAGTTCGGATCGTGCGATTGCACTGCCCGATCGTCTGAAGTGCGCGGGGCACAAAGGACAGAACCACAACATTCTTACAGAAACTCGATCGTTCAATCGCAGAGGCAACACACCGTTCGAAGCGCTCGGCATGGGGGCCAAGCCAAAGGGCGTCATAAAACGGGGCGCGTTTGATCTCAAGAAATATGCGAATACTTCGCAAATATAGCGCCTGTTCGGCACCCAATTGGCCATAAGCCGCTAGCAACGCGAACACCTGCTCGAGGGTAGGCGGCACAAAGACGCTAGGTACATTTTTCATCACCAGCGGTGCGATCCGGCCGGTATAGAGGGTTTTTGGGCGCTCTGCGGGCCCCAATTCGAACTGGCAATCAGCGATGTAATTATCTTGAATCGTTGACAGTTCCAACTCCCCCCAGCAGGGTGGCTCCCCAGGAAGCGGACCGGTGCTGAGGCGGCATTTGCCGGGCAGCGGGCGCGGGTCGTGGCTGACCAGCACCTGGCCGTCGCCGCTCAGGTGCAAGTCCATCTCGATACCGTCGACGCGCAGGTCGAGGGCTCTTTCGAAAGCCGGCAGCGTATTCTCGGGCACCTGCGCCCGGCAGCCGCGGTGGGCGATGACGAGCGGTCTAGCGGGTGGGGGAGAGAGCATTGCCCCGCAGCAGCGAGCCGAGCGTCTTGAGGGTGATTTTGGTCTGCACGAAGGGACCGGCGGGGACCACGGTCTTGTACAGGTACGAATCGAACGTCAGCCGCTGCACATCGCGGTCGGCGCACATCTCGACGAACGCCTCGCGGGTAGCATCGCTGCGGTAGAAGACATCCTGCAGGATCGAGAGCACCCGGTAGGTGAGGCCGTACTGGCGGTCCCAGCGCCGCACGTATTCGCCCAATTGCGCTTCGGAGGGCAGCTTGCCTCCTGCTGCCGCCTCGACGATCGTCTGGGCGGCCATGCGGCCGGACTTGGCGGCGAAGTAGATGCCTTCGCCGCTCGATTTGGTGACGTAACCCGCGGCGTCGCCCACCAGCATTACCCGGTCTACCACCCGGCGTGGGCGCGAGCGCTCCGGCAGCGGGTGCGCTTCAATTTTGATAATCTTGCCCCCGGCGATTTTGTCCCCCGCCCGCTCGCGCAGCGCCTTCTGCATGCGGCGGATGCCGTCTTTGTTGGGGGACATGGTGCCGGTGCCGACGGCGACGTGATTTGACTTCGGAAAGATCCAGGCATAAAAATCGGGCGAGACGTCAAAACCCAGGTACATCTCGGCGCGATCTTCGTAGTAGGCCATCTTCTCAGGCGGCAACTCGATGCGCTCTTGAAAGGCGATGGCGTAGGGTACGTCCCCGGCGTCGATGGTCTTGGCAATCTTCGAGTGAAAGCCGTCGGCACCGATCACGATGTCCGCTTTGAGGGAGCGGGCGTTGCCCTCCTTGTCGCGGTACTCCAGAACGTAGGGGGTGCCGCGCTTGAGTGCGGTGAAGGTGCCCTCGACGAGGTGCGCTCCCTGCGAAGCGGCCCGGTTGCGCAAGAACCCATCGAGCACCTCGCGGCGGCACATGCCGATGTATTCGTCCTGCTTGGTCAGGGAGATGTCCACCGCGTGGTTGCTCGGGGCAATCAT
Protein-coding sequences here:
- a CDS encoding glycerophosphodiester phosphodiesterase; the protein is MLSPPPARPLVIAHRGCRAQVPENTLPAFERALDLRVDGIEMDLHLSGDGQVLVSHDPRPLPGKCRLSTGPLPGEPPCWGELELSTIQDNYIADCQFELGPAERPKTLYTGRIAPLVMKNVPSVFVPPTLEQVFALLAAYGQLGAEQALYLRSIRIFLEIKRAPFYDALWLGPHAERFERCVASAIERSSFCKNVVVLSFVPRALQTIGQCNRTIRTALLTAHTPVNLLADMQHLNSQLWCPYYQSIDRSAVEIAQAAGLQVIPWTVNDTKEMAVLTEWRVNGLVTDVPDLLQALDCKKVKKSPPTSPGT
- the chlP gene encoding geranylgeranyl reductase — its product is MRTSRASCGGGKPVTLRVAVVGSGPGGSSAAEICAKAGFETYLIEKNLSNAKPCGGAIPLCMVSEFDLPGEIIDRRVRNMSMIAPSNHAVDISLTKQDEYIGMCRREVLDGFLRNRAASQGAHLVEGTFTALKRGTPYVLEYRDKEGNARSLKADIVIGADGFHSKIAKTIDAGDVPYAIAFQERIELPPEKMAYYEDRAEMYLGFDVSPDFYAWIFPKSNHVAVGTGTMSPNKDGIRRMQKALRERAGDKIAGGKIIKIEAHPLPERSRPRRVVDRVMLVGDAAGYVTKSSGEGIYFAAKSGRMAAQTIVEAAAGGKLPSEAQLGEYVRRWDRQYGLTYRVLSILQDVFYRSDATREAFVEMCADRDVQRLTFDSYLYKTVVPAGPFVQTKITLKTLGSLLRGNALSPTR